Proteins found in one Flavobacteriales bacterium genomic segment:
- a CDS encoding NADP-dependent isocitrate dehydrogenase: MSFEKIKVANPVVEMDGDEMTRIIWQFIKDKLILPYLDIRLEYYDLGIEKRDETNDQITVDAAEAVKKHKVGIKCATITPDEARVEEFDLKKMWRSPNGTIRNIIGGTVFREPIIMRNVPRLVPGWTKPICIGRHAFGDQYRATDTVIQGKGKLTMSFTPESGGETKTWEVYQFEGDGGVAMSMYNTDESIYGFARSCMNQALTKKWPLYLSTKNTILKAYDGRFKDIFREVFENEFRDKFAAAGITYEHRLIDDMVAAALKWEGGFVWACKNYDGDVQSDTVAQGFGSLGLMTSTLLTPDGEVMEAEAAHGTVTRHYRQHQQGNKTSTNPIASIFAWTRGLAHRGKLDGNVALINFAHSLESVCIETVESGKMTKDLALLIHGKDMTGDYWLTTEEFLAALDSGLKEKLGA, from the coding sequence ATGAGTTTTGAAAAGATCAAGGTCGCCAATCCGGTCGTTGAGATGGATGGGGACGAAATGACGCGTATCATTTGGCAATTCATTAAAGATAAATTGATCCTTCCGTATCTGGACATCCGGCTCGAGTATTACGACCTGGGCATCGAGAAGCGCGACGAGACCAATGATCAAATTACGGTAGATGCTGCCGAAGCCGTTAAAAAGCACAAAGTGGGTATCAAATGCGCCACGATTACGCCGGATGAAGCTCGTGTTGAAGAGTTCGATCTTAAGAAAATGTGGAGATCTCCTAACGGAACCATCCGCAACATCATCGGTGGAACAGTTTTCCGCGAACCGATCATCATGCGCAATGTGCCTCGTTTGGTTCCCGGTTGGACCAAGCCGATCTGCATTGGTCGTCACGCTTTCGGTGATCAATACCGCGCTACCGACACCGTAATCCAAGGAAAAGGAAAACTCACCATGAGTTTTACTCCCGAAAGTGGTGGCGAAACCAAAACTTGGGAAGTGTACCAATTCGAAGGCGACGGCGGAGTGGCCATGAGCATGTACAATACCGACGAATCGATCTACGGTTTTGCGCGTAGCTGTATGAATCAAGCCCTTACCAAGAAATGGCCATTGTACCTGAGTACCAAGAACACCATCTTGAAAGCGTACGATGGTCGATTCAAGGACATCTTCCGGGAAGTATTCGAAAACGAGTTCCGGGACAAGTTTGCTGCGGCCGGAATCACGTACGAGCACCGCTTGATCGACGATATGGTAGCTGCGGCCTTGAAATGGGAAGGTGGCTTTGTTTGGGCGTGTAAAAACTACGATGGTGACGTACAGTCAGATACCGTTGCCCAAGGGTTTGGATCACTCGGGCTCATGACCTCTACTCTATTGACTCCCGACGGAGAAGTGATGGAAGCCGAAGCCGCGCACGGAACGGTTACGCGTCACTATCGCCAGCACCAACAAGGAAATAAAACGAGTACGAATCCGATCGCATCGATCTTCGCTTGGACGAGAGGATTGGCGCACCGAGGAAAACTCGACGGAAACGTCGCTCTGATCAACTTCGCGCATTCGCTCGAATCGGTATGCATTGAAACGGTTGAAAGCGGAAAAATGACCAAGGACCTCGCGCTCCT